In the genome of Syngnathoides biaculeatus isolate LvHL_M chromosome 14, ASM1980259v1, whole genome shotgun sequence, one region contains:
- the LOC133512336 gene encoding E3 ubiquitin-protein ligase TRIM35-like, which translates to MASQAKEHLCCPTCLDIFKDPVMLPCSHNVCRACLQQRRKEEGDRSCPVCKKRCNSIDIHPNLTLRNLCEDFSQALVKPKEICRLHDEKLKLFCLDHQESICLVCRDAKIHAGHKFCPLDEVPQYHKEELQKALQDAKKRCDDYTTTRDNCTEQEEYIKVQRNQVESKIRQDFAELHHFLHVEEEKRLSALREEEQKKRQIMKEKIEALNRDMTALSDMIRTTEEMTSDHDSLMKNFRDVITRIQLLPDEPELLPGALLDEVKHVGNLKFTVLEQMREMVSYSPVILDPNTAIQTLRLSEDLTSVSSKVGGQRPNNPERLNWNAVLGSALDSETHTWDVEVGDNKDWRLGIAWGDSPVNITSWIIGCRDGKYKMKGPYGSWNPPVKLERIQIRVDMNERSVSFFESTTNTKLDIKSPSTWPQLSGNKKMYPYFYTKDQSPLKITPLSVCVMTQNQ; encoded by the coding sequence ATGGCTAGTCAAGCCAAAGAGCACCTTTGCTGTCCGACCTGtttggacatttttaaagatcCTGTCATGCTGCCGTGTAGTCACAACGTCTGTCGTGCATGTTTGCAACAGCGGCGGAAGGAGGAAGGAGATCGATCATGTCCAGTCTGTAAAAAAAGGTGTAATTCGATTGATATACATCCGAACTTAACTTTGAGGAATCTGTGTGAGGACTTTTCACAAGCTTTAGTGAAGCCAAAGGAGATCTGCAGGCTTCACGATGAGAAACTGAAACTCTTCTGTTTGGACCACCAGGAGTCTATCTGCCTGGTCTGCAGAGATGCCAAAATCCACGCTGGCCATAAGTTCTGTCCTCTGGATGAAGTTCCACAATATCACAAAGAGGAACTCCAGAAAGCTCTGCAGGATGCAAAGAAAAGATGCGATGATTATACTACGACTAGAGACAATTGCACTGAACAAGAAGAGTATATCAAGGTCCAGAGGAACCAGGTTGAAAGCAAAATTAGGCAAGATTTTGCGGAGCTTCATCACTTTTTGCATGTTGAGGAGGAGAAAAGATTGTCTGCTCTGAGagaggaggagcagaagaaAAGACAGATTATGAAGGAAAAGATTGAGGCTCTAAACAGAGATATGACCGCCCTCTCAGACATGATCAGAACTACAGAGGAGATGACATCTGACCATGATTCCTTAATGAAAAACTTCCGGGACGTAATTACCAGGATCCAACTCTTGCCTGATGAACCCGAACTACTCCCAGGAGCTCTGCTGGATGAAGTCAAACATGTGGGCAACCTCAAGTTCACTGTATTGGAACAAATGAGGGAGATGGTTTCCTACAGTCCTGTGATTCTGGACCCAAACACTGCCATTCAAACACTCAGGCTGTCTGAAGATCTGACGAGTGTGAGTTCTAAAGTCGGAGGCCAGCGCCCAAACAATCCAGAGAGGTTAAACTGGAACGCTGTGCTCGGTTCTGCTTTGGACTCAGAAACGCACACCTGGGATGTTGAGGTAGGAGACAACAAAGACTGGCGACTGGGGATAGCGTGGGGGGACTCTCCAGTTAACATCACTTCATGGATCATCGGATGTCGTGATggtaaatacaaaatgaaaggaCCATATGGATCCTGGAATCCACCGGTGAAACTGGAGAGGATCCAAATTCGTGTGGACATGAACGAAAGATCAGTTTCCTTCTTTGAATCTACTACAAACACAAAATTAGACATAAAGAGCCCTTCCACTTGGCCACAATTGTCTGGTAACAAGAAAATGTATCCTTACTTCTACACAAAGGATCAAAGTCCTCTGAAAATAACACCACTTTCAGTTTGCGTGATGACTCAAAACCAGTGA